The DNA region CCATTTTGCTTGGGGTCTATTTACCATAGTTACAAGTATGACAAAGTGAAATGAGACCTTCCTCCCTACCCCACATTAAAAAAGGTAACGATCAGGATGGCAGTTGTAGGTACTTTATATTGGGAACTCCCAGAACTTggagcaaaagaaagaaagtaagaatTAGTAACAATCTGGTTATACTAATATTAGAGATAAGCCCTTAGCAAAAGTCAATTACCCTAgcagtaaaagtgaaagtgaagtcactcagtcgtgtcggactctttgcgaccccatggactgtagcctaccaggctccttagtccatggacttttccaggcaagaatactggagtgggctgccatttccttctccagaggatcttcccaacccagggattgaacccaggtctcctgtactgcaggcagacgcattaccatctgaaccaccagggaaatctaccCTAGCCTAGCAGTACAGATCACTAAATTAGTTGCTATGATGATGTGAAAGAAATCCCAGAACCAAAAAAGGTGTCCAAGACTATTCTTGAAACTGTAATATAATGACGTAAAATCCTATCTACTGTGGGGCAACCTGAGCATAGCAAAAATGATCCACATGGAGATTATAAAAGGGAATAAAGACTCAGCCAGATCTATTCTCACCTGAGAGTTCATCAAAGTAGGGGAAGTACAAAGTTCTTCTGGGTTCAGATTGTcggtgttttccttttctcttactggcttctctggtggctgtgGGTCAGGAGAGGCCTCTGAGGAGGCCCGAGGGCTGGTGGGTGAGGCTGGAGGGCTGGAGGGCGTGTTCCCTAAGGAGCCCCTGGGACTGGGAGTGGCTCTGGGTGGCGGAGGCCTGCTAGGTGGTGCTGAAGCCCTCTGCACAGAGACTTTCTTCTTTAGCTCTTCAGATCCTTCGCTTGAGGTACGAGTTCGGAGGACTACTACTGAGGAAGATGAAGCCTGCTCTGAAGGGGTCAGAGCTCTGGCTGGTGATGGAGCTGGGGAGCAAGGGAAAACTTCCTCCTGGGACTCTCTATCTTCAGTGAGGGGTGAGGGCTGGGATTGGATGGGGCCATTGCAGGCTGGCAGAGGCTCTTCTTCCTCAGAGGAGCTTGTCTCGGCCTCCtcctctgtttccttgtcttttaagGGCTCTTCTTTAATCTCGGAGTTGTCTTCTCCCTGGGCTGAATCAGATGCCAGCTCTTCTTCACTTGCTGAGCTGGAGTCCTTCTCACTCTTCAAGGAAAGTGCAGAAGGACTGGTAGGTGAGGTTATAGGGCTGGAGACTATAGATGTTCGAACTGGGGGAGAGATGACTAAAGAGCGTCTGTTGCTGCTAAAAAAAGGAAGGGCATTTAGATTCAGAAGAGTGAAAACCTGGAAGTAACCCCAATACCCCAAATATATAATGATACATtcatataataataaaacagaaaaagcaattttaaatgaCATCAGAAAGTTTGTACAATTGGCAATAGTGCTTAAATTATAAAGTAAAGTTGAAAAAGGCTATAGAATTTTTATCCATATCACAATCTTgattatctaaaaatatataaggaaaaagtGACTGGAAAAAAACTCAGCAATATATTAACAAAGTATTTTCCTTGGGGAAAAACAGTTCATGAGTGAAATACAGTTGATCCTCATGGATTCCGTATTTGCGAATTCATCTACCCTCTGAAACGTATTTAAACCTCAAGATCAACACTTGTGATACTTTCAGAAGCACTCTCGGACACATGCCAGCTATGAAGAACGATTGCCTGACCGGTACTCTCCCAGCTGAGCTCTAACAAGGCAAGCCTCTGCCTTCCTGTTTTAGCTCTCTTACTGTAAATATGTCCTGTTTGCCAAGTTTTTACACATTGTTGTGCTTTTCTTTGGTGATTTTGCTGCTTAAAATGGCCTCCAAGTGCAGTGCCAAAGTGCTGTTTGAGAGCAGAAAGTCTGTCGTGTGCCTTCCAGAGAAAATACATACGTTAGATAAGCTTCATTCAGGCATGAGTTATAGTGCTGGTGGCTGTGGGTTCaatatgaatgctgctgctgctgctaagtcgcttcagtcgtgtccgactctgtgtgaccccatagatggcagcccaccaggctccccggtccccaggattctccaggcaagaacactggagtgggttgccatttccttctccaatgcatgaaactgaaaagttcaagtgaagtcgctcagtcgtgtctgactcctagtgaccccatggactgcagcctaccaggctcctccatccatgggatcttccaggcaagagtactggagtggggtgccattgccttctcccaatatgaatgaatcaacaatatatattaaatgtctTTAAACAAATATACAAGAAAGGTTCTGTATGGATCGCTTGATGAAAATGTTGGGACCAGGGGCTCCTAGGAACCTAACCCCATGTTTCCCCTAGGAGCAGTGGGTCAGTATTCACTAATTCAGTGCTTGTGGTGATTTCTAGAACAAAACTACCATGAACAATGAAAACTGACtacaacatttattgagtattctGGATACTGTGCTGAGTGCTTCTGCAGGCAACATCAGCTTAACTCCTACTCACCTCCTTAAGTGCCTCCTGGGTACCAGCCACTACCTGATTAATCAACCCACAAATATTTGCTTGACGTATAGCAACTATGTGCTGTATCCTGGGTTCAAGGATGGGAGAGAGTGATAGGAAGAGTGATAGGAAGAGAAAGGTAATAATTTAGTTCCAGCCCTGTGGGAGTTTCTGATGTAAGATAAGCTAAGTGACATAAGGTTCTTTCTAGCACTAGCATCTTATGGGTCAGCAGGTTTAGAAGGCCCAGGATATAGCAAGAAAAGATCAGATTTCTCTGCAAGGTTCTAGGACAGCTTGGTGTAAGTGATGGTTAATTTCAGATGAATGGACACTTAGAGAGAACTCTGGTTTTCAATGCTGGGAAGAGAAGAAATAGAGTTTTTGGAAAAGGGAAGTCTATATTGGCCTGTTAGTGATTCCTTTTAATAGTCTGTAACTGACTGCTAAATGAGTACTACAAATATCAAATACAAACAACATACTGAGCCCCATTCTTTCTTCAAATCTTAAACTCAGTTTCAGCACCTCCTTGAAGTCTTCCCTGAATCTATCTGCATACTGCAATCACTTAACTCTTGGAATTCCTAACTGGTCTCTTAGGTGCTTAGGATGTGCAATTTTATATTGTTCCTTGTTTTCTTAGGCATATTTTGTGTCCTTCCAACTTTTGTAAGTCACTTCAGGGAAAAGACAAGTCACCTATGTCTCTGGATCCCTAACTCTCAGCATAAAACTTTGTGCATAGAAAGAAATTACTAAAACTTAAAAGGCTTTAGAATAAGAAAGTGATCACATTATGAAGATAACAGACATGCCACATTGACACACACAGGAAGGCAAGTCATGACAGGTTAAGAAAGGGTATTTGTAATGCATATCACTAAAGgactaatatccagaatataaaaaaaaacccacctcatagaaatcaatttttttttttttagaaatcaatttttttaaaaaagtaaacaatctACATGAAAAATGTGAATAAAGGATAAACATGAAAGTCACAGAACAGGAACCTTAAAAGGTCAATAACATGAACAGATATTCAAGCTAACCAGCCATTGTGGAGATGTAATTAAAACTGCAAAAAATTCAATTTCATACCCATTTCCTTGGAAAAATTAAGAAGTCTGACAATGTCACATGTAGCTAGAATATGGAGCAATGGGGCTTCCATGCACTGCTGGTGGGCTGTAAACTGGGACAATGGCTTTAGAGAGCAATTTGGCAATGGTAATGTCTTGTAAGGCTGAAGGCACCCAAATGTACAGATTCTATGagtcagcaattccactcccagtACATCCTAAAGAAACTCTTAATAATACTCATACAAGGAGAAATGTAAAACACATTCATCGCACCATCATTTGTAATAGCATAAAACTGGAAGGCAATGTCAATGTCCATGAGCAGTTCAGATAAATAGATTGTGAACTAGCCATATAGTAATGTATCTATAACAGTTATGAAAAGGAAAGATCAGAGCTAACAACATGTAGCAACAAGGATaagtaaatctcaaaaacaatactaagagaacaaaagaatatatacagtataattatatttaaataaaattttaaaacatgcaaaatagtatttttgtgtattcatatatgtgtatgattaaagtaaaaaaacatgtggataataaatactaaaatttaaGACAGTGGTTACCCTTGgtgggggacaggaagagaaagtgAGTGGGGAAAGGACACTGGGAgatttaattatatattctttttttcctttaaaaagtttttacttATTGATCTATTTAGTTCTGGTTGCACtcagtctttgctgctgcacacaggctttctctagttgtgcagaAGTGGGGTCTACCCTCCGTTGTGgtttgtgggcttcagtagttgtggcacgtgggcttacttgctctgcagcatgtgggatcttcccggaccagggatcgaacctgtgtccccttcattggcaggcggattcactgagccaccagggaattcattAAGTGATTTCTTAAATTTGGTGATGGGTATATGGCTATTTGTTGtactattttttatatctttagttaTCATTGAagtatttcataaaagaaaaataatttatttagggGTGTagcacaaacaaaaaacaatattaTGTACTTGGACACAAAGGAAAGGTCAGGATTTGGGGTCAGAGATGAGAGTGCTGAATGTGTTCACACAGGATAAACCAAACAGAAATGAGTCTCAGAAGCAGCtcaccttgagagtcccttcaccACAAAGACTTTGTCGGAATGTTGCTTCTCCAGTTTGCTCATCACCTCGTAGAGATTGTGGTTCAGCTGGAGCAAGCAAGAGAAAAGATATTAGCCACGTGGGAATCTGGGACCAACAAATTCCTTCTCTCCCCAAAATAAAACCTTCCTAGCCTAAATGATAAAATTCTTCATCTCTTTTGCATTAgtgtctcagttgtgtcttaATTTTTGTCGTTTCCATCAGACTGGCAGTTCTCTCAAGGCTAGGTTCTTGATATCTGATGTTGATTTGAGGCTCTAGCTTCTCTCAGGTGACCCAGGGAACACAAAGTCATTGTAATATCAACTAGACAAACCATAATTTAGCCAAGAAACTGTGGAGAGGAACATGTGTGGATATGGATGTGAATATAATTAATACTGTAACAGCAAGGTGTCTTGGAATTGCAGGACTAGAAAATACCCCATGAGGTCATGTTCCATGGCTGCCCATCACTAAGTAGGACCGGTCCTTTCCAAGACCAATGACCTGAGAAACTGAGCTATGTTTAAACACTGCCTCCACTCCCCAGCAACAGAAGACAAAGATTGCACAACTTAGTTCCCCACTTCAGCTGTCCCTTCTATAGTCCTAATCTCCTTGGTGCACCTGAAACTCATTTGGAGACCATTCAGTTGTTAATGGAGCAGCACAGTCCATCAAGTGCTGTTATTTCACCATGAGAAAAAAGTAAACATCTGTGGTGCCAATATGGATATTTAATGAGGTTATGTAAATTAAAGCGACCTTCATATTTGTTAGAAAAACCCTCCTAGGTGTCTAaacgggcttctctggtggctcagatggtaaagaatctggctgcaatgcaggagacccgagtttagtctctgggttgggaagatccttgggagaagagaatggcaacccactccagtattcttgcctggagaattccatggacagaagagcctggcagggtacagcccatggagttgcaaagagttggacatgactgagcgactaacactttcaggtgTCTAAATTGGCCAGATGTTTCTCACCTTGCTCATTTCCCTGTAGAAGACATCCCTCAGGTTGGAAATGTTTTGGAAGATGGTCACATAACAGCCAATACGACTATCAGGAAGCAAAAGAACAAACACGTACAGGTAAGTGCTGGTAAAGGAAGTCTCTGTTGGAAGTGTAAGGTAGATGCATAAGCCAAAGCCAGCCATTGCCGGGCTCCACACAGAAAAGCACTCCATGGCCTAGACTCAGGATGTTGGGATCTGGATTCATCAGAGTCAGGACAGGAGTACACTAGACTCTCAGGAGTGGGAAGGCAGGGGAGACATGACACCAAAGTATAACAGATCTCTATGAATGAagtttcccggtggctcagaggtaaagaatctgcctgcaacgcaggagccacaggagacatgggttcaatcctgggttgggaagagcccctgggaagggcatgacaatccactccagtatccttgcctggagaatcccatggacagaggagcctggagggttacaatccatagggttgccaagagttggacatgactaaagtgacttagcacgtgtgAATGAAGTTATCTGATTCAGGCTCTTCAGAAACTGAAGTAGATGTGAAGGTGCTTTGAAGAATTTTAGAAGTGATGTATAAGGCCATACAGCTATAATTATAGTAAGTATTCTTTCTCAGTATGTGGTACTTGGATGTCTATGCAGCTGTATGTACATTAATGAAATTCTACTGTAAATGAACTGTGGAAGTTTACATTTAAAGCAACTATTAAATTTCAATTCTGTTTAAATTAGGAAtcacataattaacattttagaaTACATGTAGTCATTATAAAGGATCCCTCATTCATAGACTAATATAAAGTGACAATATAAAATACTCCGACTACAACTGCATTAAAGTATATCTtgtacaataaaaagaaaataggataCAAATAGAACTTCTGATCAGATTCCTCTTCCAATGTGGGAAATTTATATCTAAAACATTTTTACCTACTGTGAAGCAAAATGGAAACACTCATCCCATGGTATATCTTGTATATGAATCTAGATGTTCATGAACCAAGCTTGTTTAAAACAATACACACTCAAGCATAAAACCAGATTCTCCTAGCAGGCATGATGACAGCACTTTACTTGCCAAGATCTCTCCTACCTAAGAGACATCTTGTCTTTAAACCCAGAAAAGCTGGTAGGGCAAAGAATCTCTGAattgcagatgaagaaattaaggtcCAGAGATAAGGTGGTGAGCCTAATAACCCCCAGCAAGTTAGGAGCAGGGCTGAGGCTACATTCCATTCTTGGACCAGGGCTCTTTTCAGGAGGCAACATGTTTGGGCTGCCCAGGGCCTGGGATCCAGCCCTCTTCTGAAACTCAGTCATTACCTGTTATAAAGGACAGGCAGCTCCTCTAGTAGTTCCTGGTTCAGATCTTCAAACACAAGCTGGGCTTTGTTGAACTCTTCCTCTGCCTAGGTAGTAAGAGAGACAGACCAATTCCCCTTATTCCTGAACCCAAACCTAGAGattgcttcctctctcttctgcATTTTTTCAGGGACTAGGCTTACTAGGAAACATGCCTCTCCTTCCCCAGACCTGTGTCCTCCCCAGCCTTGAGTCTGACTATCCTGAGAGCATTGGTGTCAGAGGAAACAGGATTTCCTTCAAGACAGTGGAGGCTGAATTTATCATTTCCTAAACCGAACTTGGCTCAACCACCTGCCACCACTGCGGGGAAACGGAGGGCAGGAAGGTTTTACCagggtttatttgttttttacctTGGCTGTCTTGGCCTCATCTTTCTTCTTGGCATTCTGTACCGCCTCCAGGTGATGTCGGGCACTGTCGTAGTCCACGAGCTTCCGGCCCCGCTTGGCGATTCTTTCCTAACCCAGAGTCAAGAGAGACGACCTTGATACTCACTCTTAAGTGTCCAGGATGTTGGTAACAGAGCATCAGAGAGGCAGCATTCCTGTCCTATTATCCAAGTTTATTGTACTTTCTAACAGGGTTTTGTGCTCAGGGATCTCCCTCATTATCTGGAAAGAATGGAGAATTCTCAGGGGGAGAGAGTAGAGGGCAATCCCCCAGAGCACCTGGAAGCCTGCACTCAACTGCAATATATCCTACGACCCTATTAGAAACTGGCTCAGCACCCAGAAGAAATGGCCTTGAGAAACCTACTCAATTGAAAGTCAGGAGTTTTGGGGTTTTACTCCCAACACTACCATTTATTAGCCTTGTCACCCAGGGCAAGGCATGCCTCTTTTGGAGCCTCAGTAGCCTCATCTGCCCtgtgttgttctttagttgctcagttgtgtctgacttttgtgaccccatggactgtagcctgccaggctcctctgtccatagcacttctcaggcaagaattctggagtaggttgctgtttcctcttccaggggatcctcccgacccagggatcaaactcatgtctcttgcactggcaggtgaattctttaccgctgaggcaccaaggactgatttcctttaggatggactggttggatctccttgcagtccaagggattctcaagagtctcctccaacaccacaattcaaaagcatcaattatttagtgctcagctttctttatagtccaactctcacatccatacatgactactggaaaaaccatagctttgactagatggccttggttcgcaaagtaatgtctctgcttttgaatatgctgtttcttcccaggagcaagtgtcttttaatttcatggctgcaatcaccatctgcagtgattttggagtccaaaaagataaagtttggcactgtttccactgtttccccatctatttgccatgaagtgatggggctggatgccatgatcttagttctgaacgttgagctttaagccaactttttcactctcctctttcactttcatcaagaggctctttagttcttcttcactttctgccataagagtgatgtcatatgcatacctgaggttattgatatttctcccagcaatcttgattccagcttgtacttcatccagctcagcgtttctcatgatgtactctgcatataagttaaataagcagggtgacaatatacagccttgatgtactcctttcctgatttggaaccagtctgctgttccatgtctggttctaactgttacttcctgacctcatacagatttctcaggaggcaggtcaggtggtctggaattcccatttctttaagaatcctaaaggatatcagtactgaatattcattggaaggactgatgctgaagctgaaactccaatatcttggccacctgatgtgaagaactgactcatttgaaaagaccctgatgctgggaaaagattgaaggcgggtggaaaaggggacaacagaggatgagatggttggatggcatcaccaaattcaatggacatgagtttgggtaaactccaggagttggtgatggacagggaggcctgtccatggagttgcagagtcagacatgactgagcgactgaactgaactgaacttagacaccagggaagcccagctgcccCACAGTGTTATTTTAAAGATCAAATACTGAATATAAAGTAGTTTGAAAATCCTAaagcataataataaaaatggcaaacTATTATGAGCTCTGAGAGAACATCTACTCAATCTCATACCAACTACAAATTACACCAGGGAGAGGCAAACCATGGTAATGGCTTTGTCTTGTTCTCTCAACCACAGAACTTGAAAGGATCTTGTTAATGATCTGACCCAACTTCCTATTCAATTCACAAAGCTTATCTACAATATCCAAGATAAGAAGTAGTGAGACTTCTGCTTGAACAGAGAATAGACAACTCACTCTCTCTCagtagctttcattttttttggaAAGCTTTAGCTATGAGAAATTTAAGTGAGGcttcctttaatttcttcctATATTAATCTAAAACCAGCACAGTGTTCAACAGagtagatgtttaataaatatgaattgaatgaattaatgaattctAATTCTACTTTCTGGAACAGTTTAGAACAGGCTGAAGTCCTCTTTTACCTAACAggctttcaaatatttgaagataattaTTATGACTCCTCTAACTTTTCTCTTCTCTACAATAAACATCTTTAGTCCCACCAGCTGTTTCTCACAACAAAAAGGGATGCTCTGACCTGGATCTAATTCAAAACCAGCCCAAATCTAGTTCACTGAAATTTAAATGTAACCTTTACACTGTCTCTAACCCTTCGTGCTAACCTCTTGTGTAAACCCTCAACTTTCAATCTTTTTCCTAACCTACCCAACTTCATTCCTAACCATGGGCTCTAACTCTACTTGTACTTTtacccaagtgaaagtgaaagtcatgtccgactcttggtgactcccTGGAccggagcctaccaggctcctctgtccacgaaattctccaggcaagaatactggagtggattgccattctcttctccagggggtcttccctggaGATTGTGTCTTCTAACTTACATGGGCCACCCATAATCCATCCTTGATGCTGTAAACTGATTACCTTAATCTCACTGAACTGGGCCACATAGTTTTCCATGGTCCTCAAAACCTGGTCAGCTAGTTTTTCTTCATAGTCTTCCCAAAGGAGATCATTATTCTGTAGGATAGAGGCAGAGGGCAGTGGTAAGGGCCCTGCGTCTCAACAGCAACTTCACTCCAGGGAAATATCCCAATTCTTCCTGCAACAAACTTCCTTTGAGAGCACCAATATTTTTAGAAGAGCAT from Bos mutus isolate GX-2022 chromosome 5, NWIPB_WYAK_1.1, whole genome shotgun sequence includes:
- the BIN2 gene encoding bridging integrator 2 isoform X1, with the protein product MAEGRAGGAAGLFAKQVQKKFSRAQEKVLQKLGKTVETKDERFEQSASNFHQQQAEGHKLYKDLKNFLSAVKVMHESSKRVSETLQEIYSSKWDGHEELKAIVANNDLLWEDYEEKLADQVLRTMENYVAQFSEIKERIAKRGRKLVDYDSARHHLEAVQNAKKKDEAKTAKAEEEFNKAQLVFEDLNQELLEELPVLYNSRIGCYVTIFQNISNLRDVFYREMSKLNHNLYEVMSKLEKQHSDKVFVVKGLSSSNRRSLVISPPVRTSIVSSPITSPTSPSALSLKSEKDSSSASEEELASDSAQGEDNSEIKEEPLKDKETEEEAETSSSEEEEPLPACNGPIQSQPSPLTEDRESQEEVFPCSPAPSPARALTPSEQASSSSVVVLRTRTSSEGSEELKKKVSVQRASAPPSRPPPPRATPSPRGSLGNTPSSPPASPTSPRASSEASPDPQPPEKPVREKENTDNLNPEELCTSPTLMNSQNQSLQLHGSAVPEESNVIAPEPEEEVSTIQSAQL
- the BIN2 gene encoding bridging integrator 2 isoform X2 yields the protein MAEGRAGGAAGLFAKQVQKKFSRAQEKVLQKLGKTVETKDERFEQSASNFHQQQAEGHKLYKDLKNFLSAVKVMHESSKRVSETLQEIYSSKWDGHEELKAIVANNDLLWEDYEEKLADQVLRTMENYVAQFSEIKERIAKRGRKLVDYDSARHHLEAVQNAKKKDEAKTAKAEEEFNKAQLVFEDLNQELLEELPVLYNSRIGCYVTIFQNISNLRDVFYREMSKLNHNLYEVMSKLEKQHSDKVFVVKGLSSNRRSLVISPPVRTSIVSSPITSPTSPSALSLKSEKDSSSASEEELASDSAQGEDNSEIKEEPLKDKETEEEAETSSSEEEEPLPACNGPIQSQPSPLTEDRESQEEVFPCSPAPSPARALTPSEQASSSSVVVLRTRTSSEGSEELKKKVSVQRASAPPSRPPPPRATPSPRGSLGNTPSSPPASPTSPRASSEASPDPQPPEKPVREKENTDNLNPEELCTSPTLMNSQNQSLQLHGSAVPEESNVIAPEPEEEVSTIQSAQL
- the BIN2 gene encoding bridging integrator 2 isoform X3 — its product is MHESSKRVSETLQEIYSSKWDGHEELKAIVANNDLLWEDYEEKLADQVLRTMENYVAQFSEIKERIAKRGRKLVDYDSARHHLEAVQNAKKKDEAKTAKAEEEFNKAQLVFEDLNQELLEELPVLYNSRIGCYVTIFQNISNLRDVFYREMSKLNHNLYEVMSKLEKQHSDKVFVVKGLSSSNRRSLVISPPVRTSIVSSPITSPTSPSALSLKSEKDSSSASEEELASDSAQGEDNSEIKEEPLKDKETEEEAETSSSEEEEPLPACNGPIQSQPSPLTEDRESQEEVFPCSPAPSPARALTPSEQASSSSVVVLRTRTSSEGSEELKKKVSVQRASAPPSRPPPPRATPSPRGSLGNTPSSPPASPTSPRASSEASPDPQPPEKPVREKENTDNLNPEELCTSPTLMNSQNQSLQLHGSAVPEESNVIAPEPEEEVSTIQSAQL